The genome window GTGGTTCCCGAAAATCGGCGTGTATGAACCCGCCGGGACTCGCTATGCCAAACAGGGTCAGTGGAACTGTCACCAGTTTCATGCGCATTCGGAATTTTACGCCGACTATGGCGTTTATGACGTGGCTATGACGGTTCCCAAAGAGTACTGGGTCAGTGCGACGGGACTGTATCAGTCGGAGAAAATAACGCCGAGCGGCTTAAAGACGGTTCGTTATCATGCCGAAGATGTGGTCGATTTCGCCTGGACCGCTTCACCGCGTTTTCAGGTGGTGAACGATGCCTGGAAACGGCCATCGGGTGGAGATGTTAAGATCGAACTCGCCATGCAGCCGGAGCACGCTCATCAGGCTCAGCGGTATCTGCATGCCGCCAAAGCCGCATTGGCGTATTTTGATAAACATCTGGGTAAGTACCCATTCCCCAACTTGACGATTGTTGACCCACCCCTACACGCCAGCGGTTCGTTTGGCATGGAGTACCCGACATTCATTACGGCGGGGTCGGCCTGGTTTTTGCCTGCTGGCGCCCGGTTTCCAGAAATGGTGACGGTGCACGAATTTGGGCATCAGTACTTTATGCAGCTGTTAGCTTCCAACGAATTCGAAGAAGCGTGGCTCGATGAAGGCTTTAATCAATACTATGAAGGCCGGGTCATGGACGAAACGTATGGTGTCCGGTCGTCGCAGTATGACCTGTTGGGATTCAAACAGGGTGACATGGAAACCTCCCGCGACGAGTACGTACATCAGGATAATCCGGCCATTGGCTCCTCGTTCGGCAATACGTGGCAACTGCCCGATGGCCAGTATGGTGTTCTGACATATTCCAAAACGGCAACCTGGCTGAAAACGCTGGAAGGGTTGATCGGACGACCGGCGCTGGACGAGATCATGCAGACGTACTTCATTCGCTGGAAATTCAAACACCCCAATGCGGATAGCTTTATCAACATTGTTAACGAGATTGTCGCCAAACGCCTTGGCAGCAAGTATGGCCCCTATATGAACTGGTTTTTTGATCAGGTGCTCTACGGCGATAATGTGGTTGATTATGAATTAATTGCCCTGAAAAATCGGGGTCGAGGTAGTCAGCAGCAGGCCGTCGTAACGGTGCAGCGAAATGGCGATGGTAAAATGCCGGTCGATGTGCTGGTCCACTTTGATAATGGGAAAGAACTGATGCTGTTCTGGGATGGAAAAGCTCGTCAGCGGCAGTTCACCCTCTCGGAGAAAGCAAAGGTCGTATGGGCAAAGGTGGACCCCAAGCAGAAAATCTACATGGATACCGATTTAAATAATAACAGTCTGACGCTTCAGCCATCATCGGCCCCAGCGGCCAAATTTGCTACTAAATTTTTATTCTGGATCGAAAACTGGATGCAATGGCTGGCCTGGCTGGCTTAGGGCTTCGTGACTTTTTGATAGATTCCTACAGAAGAAGCAACTGCACAATGACAATCGTATTCGTTAACGTGAAATAGAATCTACCGATAAGAAATAAAACCGATCTCCAGCAAAGCGTGACAATGCCTTATCGTACCCGTAGTAGCGACCGCTGAATGTAACGGTTAGTCCTGGCTTTTGAAACGCAGTGTCCAGCGAACAAACAAAGCCGACATCGTGGGAATCAAAGCTGTTCGGCACTAAGATCATAAATGTAGTCTCTGTAGAGTCGAAGAAAACCCGACCAGTGGCATTTTCCACTTTTTTGACAAATGAACTCCCGTTAGGGCAATCTGAACTCGTGGGCGTACTTTTGTCGCAGCTATACAACGAAGTGAGCATCCAAAGTAGGCATAAAGGGCAGAAGCGCTTCATTGGTGATCTTTTTTAATCAAGACCCGTGTTAGCCGCTGAGGGTTGGTAGGGTTGATGGTTTATTTTAATCCCATCCGTTCAGGAAAAAGGTGATGGAATAAGCCATTTAGGGACCTTTGCCATTACTTCTCAGAATTTTGAAACAGTCATTCTCGTTATAGCATTTAGTTGATGACGAAGCCAGTTGACGCTCAACCATTGTCGAAACACGATCTGGGATCGGTAAAATCCGTTTGACTTTTAATGACATTTCTTGAACTAACCACCATTCTGACGGCCGAATTTGGTCCGGAACTGGAAGCTAATACGCAGGGCTTACAACCGTCTCTGACTGTTCCGACCGGTCAGTTGGTAGCCATTTGCCAGTTTCTGCGGGACGATGACCGACTCTTTTTCGATCTGTTGGCCTGCGTTACGGCTATAGACAATGGGCCGGAAACGAACACGATGGACGTTATCTATAACCTGACCTCCATTCCGTACGAGCATAATCTGATGCTGAAAGTTAGTGTGTCCCGTACGACCGGCAGCAGTCAGTTACCGTCCGTTCCGAGTATTGCCCATATCTGGCGAACGGCCGACTGGCATGAGCGCGAAGCCTTCGATCTCGTAGGGATTCGATTTGATGGCCATCCTGATCTGCGTCGTATTTTGCTGCCCACCGATTGGGTTGGTCATCCATTACGAACTGACTATCAGGAAGAAGAGCAGTATCATGGTATAAAAACGAAGTAAGGATTTATCATTTTTTTGCCAGACGTTGACATTTTGGGGGTTCCGTTAGTTATTGCTTTATCTTGTTCGTACTGAAGTAATGAAAAACCCCTGTCATCTCGTTGTTGTTCTGCTATTTATCGCTTGCTGTGTAGTCCCCGTTTTTGCTAATGCTCAGTCGGATCGTGCCGATTCCGTGATCGTAACGGGGCGCATTCGCCATTTGTCGGCTCGTTTGTACCGTGAATCGCCAACGGTTCTTGTCAGTCGCAACAACATCCTTCAGGCTAGCCGCGAGTTATTTCGTTCGGCACCGCTGAACGTAGACGGTACATTTCGGGTGTCGATGCCGCTGATTTATACCCAGGAGGAAATGTATTTTACCTACGGTCGCATCTCAACGGCGTTCCTGACCTCAGCCGGTACACTAACTATTGAGCTGGATGCTGACTCGCTGTTCACGGTAGCCGTTCCCTTTAAATTTGGTGGCGTTAATGCGCAGGTGAATCAGCAATTCGCCCGCTATAAAGCATTTGAAGCTACTTATCCCAACAAGCCAGACGGCAAAAAACTGTCGGATCGGATCAATGGCATGGGCGACGATGCTGCGTATAAAAGCCTTTCCAGCGCCTATCAGGCACCCTTGGTGGCTTTTGCGGCCAAAGAGAAACCATTTCCGCTGTTGACGCGCTGGGTTGGTTCGGCCAACCGCTACAACGCAGCCGCTTTCCTGTATGACAAGGCCACCTTTGAAAACGACGAATTGACGAAAACGCTGGACGATTCGTTGCGACCGGCCAATGATCAGTTGTTGACGGCTGCTCGGGCTTCGGCCATGAATCGGTTTGCCAATTACGTTACCCAGCGGATCACAGTACAAGCGGGCAATAGCCGTACCAATGGGCTGACGGTTCGGGCATTGGCGATTCTGCTCGAACGTTATGGCAAGAACCTGACCGCTGATGAGCGCCTTCGACTGAGTGATTATGCATTGAGCAATTCGGCCCGTGCGTCGGACTTACGGTTCTTTGATGGCCTCGTGAAGCGAAATCCCGATACGCTTCAGCGACTGGTAAATTACGAGACGTTGATTCAGCGTAGTGTCCGGCAGTACGATAGTTCAGCCGTCAACTATTTGGCTGCGTACTGGCTGGCAACGTCATTACCGGGACTGACACTCGACTATTCGCGTTTGCTATATAGTTACGCCCGGCCACAGGTGAAAGAACCAGCTCTGGAACAATCACTTGACGAGTTATATCGACTCGAGGTGAAGGACAGTATCCGCATTCGGTCGGCCATGCAAACCTTGCGGCAGGCCGGTCGAAAAGCAACGAGCCTGGAAATTTCGCCGGGCGTATTCGTTACGCGTGATGATCTGGGAAACGGGTCATCGCTGCTCGATCAGGTCATCAATGCGAACCGGGGGAAGGTCATCTACCTGCTGCTCACATCGCCTACGGATGAAGCAGGTCGGCAGGCTGCGCTCGATGCGCAACGATTAAGGAATTCATACAGCTCCCGTGATTTCGCTCTGATTTATGTGCCAATGTCAGGAACCGATAAGTCGCTATGGCCCGAAATGGCTACCCGCTACAACCTGTCCGGCGATCACCTGCTCTTGACAGATGCCCAGCTTTTCGACGCTGTTGATCGACTACGCCCGGATAATGACATGTCGGCTACGGTCATCAATCGGGTCGGGAAAATTGAGAAACGAAACGCTGCTTTGCCCGGTGATTTTGACGAAGCGCGGAAAGTAATCAATAAGAATTTATAATGATCATGGATGACTGAACTACCCTTGTTTTAATCTTATTTTAATACTTGAAAACTATTGTAGCCCGCAGTATGTAAGACTAGTAGAATCAGTTGATCGATCCATTGCCGCACGATGGATATGACAATGTCTAGTTCTTATGCGCAACATAAAACAGGGCTGCCTGGTAGGTACAGTATGGTGGATGGGCTTATTGCTGGTATCATCCAGTCCGTTGTTTGCCCAGAACGCTGCCAAGCGGTTGTTCAATCGCTTCTTCAACGATACGACCTCTTCATCGAACCCCCATGTTTCGTTCTACCCGACGCTGAGCTACGCGCCCGAAACTAGTCTTGAAATCGGGGCTTCGGCGTTGTATCTCTACCACGCCAACAACGACGTGAAAAATAATCGGCTCAGCGAAATTCAGGCGTTCAGTTTTGTGACGCTGCGTGGGCAATACGGCCTGAATATCGACCACACGATCTACGGTGACCGAGACCGCTGGTTTTTTCTGGGTCGGGGCCGACTTCAGCGGTTTCCTCTGTTGTACTACGGCATTGGCCCGGAAACTAAACCGGATAACCCGGCTACCATCGACGCCTTCTCGATTCAGCTTCGGGAGCGGGCCATGCGCCGAATCGCGCCCAATTTCTTCGGTGGTATCGAGATTGATTATCAACAGTTGAGTCGGGTTGAATTTAATCAGCCGGAAGCGATGCCCCACACGTTGCCAGTGGGCAGTGAGGGTACTACAAATCTGGGATTTGGCGCGGGATTCGTCTACGATAGCCGACCGAATGTGCTCAACGCCCGTCGGGGTGCCTTCGCCGAACTGGCTTATCTGAACTACGGGCTGGTGGGCAAAAAGGCCCTTTCGTTTTCCAATGTGTCGCTCGATGTTCGTCTGTTCAAAACCGTGCGGCCCAACCAGGTACTTGCCTGGCAAGCCTACGGTGTGCTGACCAATGGTGATGTGCCCTTCAACCAGATGGCGCTATTGGGGAGTGAGATCATTATGCGGGGTTATTATCCGGGACGCTATCGGGACAAAGCCTATGTTGCCACGCAGGTTGAGTACCGATGGTTGCCGTTCTCGTTTAGTCGCCGGTTTGGCGCGGCCGTCTTTGCCGCCGTTGGTACAGTCGGATCGTCGCCGGGGCAAATTCAACTTGGTAACTTATTGCCGACGGGTGGGGGCGGAGTGCGGTACCTGCTCTTCAAAAAGAAAGACGTTTTCCTGCGTGCCGACGTTGGCGTTACCCGCGAAGGGCTGGGATTCTATATTCTTACCGGCGAAGCATTTTAGCGTATAGTAGAGATGAGCAGTGTGCGGATAAGTGGCTGTTGTAAAAGTCGATACAGGGTTGGATTTTCTTTTTAAATCCATATGTGTTGAAGTAGATTTTAGCTTGAAAATGTATATCTACTAAGCTCATAAATCGCCTTTTAACGTGATGCAATCTTAAGTCGGAGCGAACAAGCATTGACGTTGTAAGGATAACGCGTTCATCTTTTTGCCTTCGTGCTTACCAGAATTACGCCATCTTTCGCTTTGGGCCCATACATATCAACTAGATTGTTGGCTGAGTTAGATTGTAAGACACTGACACTTTCTATATCGTCAGGGTTAAGCGTACCTTTTGTGACGTTCTCTATTTCAGTGCCATCCACTAAAATGAGCGGTTTGATTGTATGATGGGGTTTCTCGTTGATTACTATTTCTAAGGGCCTAGGTGTAGTAATTTCCCAACCTGCTTTGTGACAGGCGGTTAAGTGCAGAAAAGAGCAAGCTGTTAAAGCTACAGGGATGATGTGCCTAAGTTTCATGATCTAATCTGTTAGAAGGAAACACACTGAAAAGTATACACTGAGAACACCTTATTGTACCAAGTAATCAAGTATTGTTACATAGCTACGGTAGCAATCACAAAAGTCACTATTAGTTTAAAAGCTACTGAACAGATAATTTATACCCATTCAGTCGCCGGAAATGGGTTAACAAGCCATTTAGCCCATTTTACATCTTTTCAATGGCCAACGAAGCTTACAATCCATGTTGATCCAGCAAATAGATCAGGGCCGCCATCGATGCGGTACCGAGTTCAAGTTCGCGCTGGCTGACTGTTTCGAAACGATCGGCGGTTGTATGGTGGTAGTCAAAATAACGCTGTGAGTCGGGTTTAAACCCGAACAATACCGTGCCCAACTGAGCGAGCGGCCCAATGTCAGCGCCACCGCTACCTGCGCCAATATCGGTCAGGCCATAGGGGGCCAGCAACGGTTTCCAGGGCATTACTTTTGCCCGTTGTTCCGGCGTTCCCACGATGCCAAAACCGCGCGGAGTGAAGCCGCCATTATCAGATTCGACGGCTGCCAGGTGCTTCTCGTTGTTTTTCTTCGCCTGATCGGCATACTGGACACCACCGCGCAAACCATTCTCCTCGTTCATAAACATCACCGCCCGAATGGTATGTTTCGGCTTGATGCCTAGCGTTTTCATAATCCGTAACACGTCGATCGACTGAACGCAACCCGCCCCATCGTCGTGCGCTCCTTCGGCCAGATCCCACGAGTCGAGGTGACCGCCGACCACGATTATTTCGTCGGGTTTCTCACTCCCTTTTATTTCACCAACCACGTTGTACGACTTGGCATCGGGGAGTGTTTCGCAATTTTGTTTAAAGTAAAAAGTCAGGTTTGGGTTTTCGGCCAGCGATTTACTCAGGAGATCGGCACCGTTGGTACTGATAGCCGCCGTTGGAATCAGCGCAACACCAGTCCCGTAACGCATACCGCCTACGTGCGGAAAATCGTCGTGTACGTTGGTCATTGACCGAACAATAGCACCTACGGCACCGAGTTTGGCGGCTTCCGTAGCCCCATTCGCCCGTTGATCGACTGCTCCACCGTAAGCTTCGAATGTATTGATCTTGGTCGGGTCCATCGGTCGGTTGAAGAACACGATTTTTCCCTTGACCTTATCGGGACTCATAGCCCGCAACTCCGGAAAACTTTTGACCTCGATGATGCCCGCTTCTACCCCTTTGGGCGCGGTCGCTACGGAGCCACCCAAAGCAGCAATGGGCACTGTGATTTTCTGCTTGCCATTCCGAATGAACGCTTCTTCTTTGGCACCCCGTACCCAGTGCGGCACCATCACATCCTGCAAGAAGACCCGATCGAATCCCTGCTCTTCCATGATCTGCTTCGTCCAGTCGACGGCTTTTTGCGCCCCCTCCGAACCACTCAGGCGGGGACCAACTTTTTTGGTCAGATGGCGTAGCCATTCGTAGGATTTACCGTTGGCGAGGGATTCGTTGAAGATGCGTCGAATGGTGACGGAGTCGGCGTCCTGAGCGTAAGCACACGCAACGGACAGGCTCAACAGAGCTGTAAACAGTTTCTTCATGGTTGGGCGGTTGTATTCGTTAAGGAAGCAATATACAGAAAAGCCCGGCTGCTTTCCAGCAACCGGGCTTGCGTAACACGGTTTAGCCCGTATACGGTATTATTCACGGACTAAAGTCCGGGTTACATATTGATCGCCCGATTGTCCGTAGCGGCCAGACAGGCTTCTTTAAACGCTTCGGTGTAGGTCGGGTGCGCGTGCGACATCCGCGAGACATCTTCTGCCGAGGCCCGGAACTCCATAGCCGTAACGGCTTCGGCGATCATGTCGGCAGCACGAGCTCCAATCATGTGAACGCCCAGAATTTCGTCGGTTTCTTTGTGCGCAAGTACTTT of Spirosoma agri contains these proteins:
- a CDS encoding M28 family peptidase; its protein translation is MKKLFTALLSLSVACAYAQDADSVTIRRIFNESLANGKSYEWLRHLTKKVGPRLSGSEGAQKAVDWTKQIMEEQGFDRVFLQDVMVPHWVRGAKEEAFIRNGKQKITVPIAALGGSVATAPKGVEAGIIEVKSFPELRAMSPDKVKGKIVFFNRPMDPTKINTFEAYGGAVDQRANGATEAAKLGAVGAIVRSMTNVHDDFPHVGGMRYGTGVALIPTAAISTNGADLLSKSLAENPNLTFYFKQNCETLPDAKSYNVVGEIKGSEKPDEIIVVGGHLDSWDLAEGAHDDGAGCVQSIDVLRIMKTLGIKPKHTIRAVMFMNEENGLRGGVQYADQAKKNNEKHLAAVESDNGGFTPRGFGIVGTPEQRAKVMPWKPLLAPYGLTDIGAGSGGADIGPLAQLGTVLFGFKPDSQRYFDYHHTTADRFETVSQRELELGTASMAALIYLLDQHGL
- a CDS encoding M1 family metallopeptidase — translated: MKRLIIGLALCGVALSGFAQTAKPTFAIPLSPRLANYQIDVKLDPATKKIDGQETLTWRNASTDVIRELQFHLYLNAFRNEKSTFMRESGGQLRGDQIDRNAKENPYGSIDIVSMKVRGGEALAYQFIQPDDPQNKDDHTVIRVPLSKPIGPGETIALDISFRAKLPKIFARTGFSRDFFLVGQWFPKIGVYEPAGTRYAKQGQWNCHQFHAHSEFYADYGVYDVAMTVPKEYWVSATGLYQSEKITPSGLKTVRYHAEDVVDFAWTASPRFQVVNDAWKRPSGGDVKIELAMQPEHAHQAQRYLHAAKAALAYFDKHLGKYPFPNLTIVDPPLHASGSFGMEYPTFITAGSAWFLPAGARFPEMVTVHEFGHQYFMQLLASNEFEEAWLDEGFNQYYEGRVMDETYGVRSSQYDLLGFKQGDMETSRDEYVHQDNPAIGSSFGNTWQLPDGQYGVLTYSKTATWLKTLEGLIGRPALDEIMQTYFIRWKFKHPNADSFINIVNEIVAKRLGSKYGPYMNWFFDQVLYGDNVVDYELIALKNRGRGSQQQAVVTVQRNGDGKMPVDVLVHFDNGKELMLFWDGKARQRQFTLSEKAKVVWAKVDPKQKIYMDTDLNNNSLTLQPSSAPAAKFATKFLFWIENWMQWLAWLA
- a CDS encoding BamA/TamA family outer membrane protein, which translates into the protein MRNIKQGCLVGTVWWMGLLLVSSSPLFAQNAAKRLFNRFFNDTTSSSNPHVSFYPTLSYAPETSLEIGASALYLYHANNDVKNNRLSEIQAFSFVTLRGQYGLNIDHTIYGDRDRWFFLGRGRLQRFPLLYYGIGPETKPDNPATIDAFSIQLRERAMRRIAPNFFGGIEIDYQQLSRVEFNQPEAMPHTLPVGSEGTTNLGFGAGFVYDSRPNVLNARRGAFAELAYLNYGLVGKKALSFSNVSLDVRLFKTVRPNQVLAWQAYGVLTNGDVPFNQMALLGSEIIMRGYYPGRYRDKAYVATQVEYRWLPFSFSRRFGAAVFAAVGTVGSSPGQIQLGNLLPTGGGGVRYLLFKKKDVFLRADVGVTREGLGFYILTGEAF
- a CDS encoding NADH-quinone oxidoreductase subunit C, which produces MTFLELTTILTAEFGPELEANTQGLQPSLTVPTGQLVAICQFLRDDDRLFFDLLACVTAIDNGPETNTMDVIYNLTSIPYEHNLMLKVSVSRTTGSSQLPSVPSIAHIWRTADWHEREAFDLVGIRFDGHPDLRRILLPTDWVGHPLRTDYQEEEQYHGIKTK